A portion of the Malania oleifera isolate guangnan ecotype guangnan chromosome 3, ASM2987363v1, whole genome shotgun sequence genome contains these proteins:
- the LOC131152000 gene encoding lichenase-like isoform X1: MAALVRLLVILMATLQTTGPLSVGVCYGLLGDDLPPAKEVIALYESRRIRLMRLYDPNPDALRALAGSSIQLLLGVPNSDLQSLASAPANAHSWVQTNLKSHTTVSFRYIAVGNEVSPIAGSPTADLSQYVLPAMQNINAAIKSAGLGNRRIKVSTAIDMTLLGNSYPPSAGAFRDDVRAYMDPIIEFLTQEKGPLLANVYPYFSHAGNPTDIPLPYALFTAPATVVRDQECEYRNLFDAMVDAVYSALERAGGGAVEVVVSESGWPSGGGVATTVENARIYNTNLASHVSRGTPKRPGKGIETYLFAMFDENEKEPEVEKHWGLFFPTMRQKYSLDFFGRATAGLSASANVNSSSINLR; this comes from the exons ATGGCTGCCCTAGTGCGTCTTCTTGTGATTCTAATGGCAACACTTCAAACAacaggtcctctct CGGTAGGCGTCTGCTACGGACTGCTAGGTGACGATCTTCCACCCGCAAAAGAAGTCATCGCCCTCTACGAATCCCGCCGCATCCGTTTGATGCGACTCTACGACCCCAACCCCGACGCCCTCCGCGCCCTCGCCGGCTCCTCCATCCAGCTCCTCCTTGGCGTCCCAAACTCCGACCTCCAATCCCTCGCCTCCGCCCCCGCCAACGCCCACTCCTGGGTCCAAACCAACCTCAAATCCCACACCACCGTCAGCTTCCGCTACATCGCCGTCGGAAACGAAGTCAGCCCAATCGCCGGCTCCCCCACCGCCGACCTCTCCCAGTACGTCCTCCCCGCCATGCAAAACATAAACGCCGCCATCAAGTCCGCCGGCCTCGGGAACCGCCGTATCAAGGTGTCAACGGCCATCGACATGACGCTCCTCGGGAACTCCTACCCTCCCTCGGCCGGCGCCTTCCGCGACGACGTGAGGGCCTACATGGACCCCATCATAGAGTTCCTAACACAAGAGAAGGGCCCACTGCTGGCCAACGTGTACCCTTATTTTAGCCACGCCGGGAACCCGACGGACATTCCCCTGCCGTACGCGCTGTTCACGGCGCCGGCCACTGTTGTCCGGGACCAGGAATGCGAGTACCGGAACCTGTTCGACGCAATGGTGGATGCGGTGTACTCGGCGCTGGAGAGGGCGGGGGGAGGAGCGGTGGAGGTGGTGGTTTCGGAGAGCGGGTGGCCGTCGGGGGGCGGGGTGGCGACCACGGTGGAGAATGCGAGGATTTATAACACGAACTTGGCGAGTCACGTGAGCAGAGGGACGCCGAAACGGCCGGGAAAGGGAATAGAGACGTACCTGTTTGCGATGTTTGATGAGAATGAGAAGGAGCCAGAGGTGGAGAAGCACTGGGGTTTGTTCTTCCCCACCATGCGCCAGAAATATTCTTTGGATTTCTTTGGGAGGGCCACTGCGGGCCTTTCTGCTTCTGCAAATGTTAATTCATCATCAATTAATTTGCGGtga
- the LOC131152000 gene encoding lichenase-like isoform X2: MAALVRLLVILMATLQTTAPPVGVCYGLLGDDLPPAKEVIALYESRRIRLMRLYDPNPDALRALAGSSIQLLLGVPNSDLQSLASAPANAHSWVQTNLKSHTTVSFRYIAVGNEVSPIAGSPTADLSQYVLPAMQNINAAIKSAGLGNRRIKVSTAIDMTLLGNSYPPSAGAFRDDVRAYMDPIIEFLTQEKGPLLANVYPYFSHAGNPTDIPLPYALFTAPATVVRDQECEYRNLFDAMVDAVYSALERAGGGAVEVVVSESGWPSGGGVATTVENARIYNTNLASHVSRGTPKRPGKGIETYLFAMFDENEKEPEVEKHWGLFFPTMRQKYSLDFFGRATAGLSASANVNSSSINLR; the protein is encoded by the exons ATGGCTGCCCTAGTGCGTCTTCTTGTGATTCTAATGGCAACACTTCAAACAacag CTCCGCCGGTAGGCGTCTGCTACGGACTGCTAGGTGACGATCTTCCACCCGCAAAAGAAGTCATCGCCCTCTACGAATCCCGCCGCATCCGTTTGATGCGACTCTACGACCCCAACCCCGACGCCCTCCGCGCCCTCGCCGGCTCCTCCATCCAGCTCCTCCTTGGCGTCCCAAACTCCGACCTCCAATCCCTCGCCTCCGCCCCCGCCAACGCCCACTCCTGGGTCCAAACCAACCTCAAATCCCACACCACCGTCAGCTTCCGCTACATCGCCGTCGGAAACGAAGTCAGCCCAATCGCCGGCTCCCCCACCGCCGACCTCTCCCAGTACGTCCTCCCCGCCATGCAAAACATAAACGCCGCCATCAAGTCCGCCGGCCTCGGGAACCGCCGTATCAAGGTGTCAACGGCCATCGACATGACGCTCCTCGGGAACTCCTACCCTCCCTCGGCCGGCGCCTTCCGCGACGACGTGAGGGCCTACATGGACCCCATCATAGAGTTCCTAACACAAGAGAAGGGCCCACTGCTGGCCAACGTGTACCCTTATTTTAGCCACGCCGGGAACCCGACGGACATTCCCCTGCCGTACGCGCTGTTCACGGCGCCGGCCACTGTTGTCCGGGACCAGGAATGCGAGTACCGGAACCTGTTCGACGCAATGGTGGATGCGGTGTACTCGGCGCTGGAGAGGGCGGGGGGAGGAGCGGTGGAGGTGGTGGTTTCGGAGAGCGGGTGGCCGTCGGGGGGCGGGGTGGCGACCACGGTGGAGAATGCGAGGATTTATAACACGAACTTGGCGAGTCACGTGAGCAGAGGGACGCCGAAACGGCCGGGAAAGGGAATAGAGACGTACCTGTTTGCGATGTTTGATGAGAATGAGAAGGAGCCAGAGGTGGAGAAGCACTGGGGTTTGTTCTTCCCCACCATGCGCCAGAAATATTCTTTGGATTTCTTTGGGAGGGCCACTGCGGGCCTTTCTGCTTCTGCAAATGTTAATTCATCATCAATTAATTTGCGGtga